One stretch of Prochlorococcus marinus XMU1402 DNA includes these proteins:
- the rfbB gene encoding dTDP-glucose 4,6-dehydratase, whose amino-acid sequence MKLKNKPIKNILVTGGAGFIGSALIKKLLDETSFEIFNLDKITYSSDLSRINSLFDNKPKKKERYKFIQADISNDELTQKTISYANPDIIVHLAAESHVDRSIDSPKEFVNTNVVGTFNLLRASTSFWESLPEERKRNFGFYHISTDEVFGSLGKEGMFSEQSRYEPRSPYAASKASSDHLAKAWYHTYGLPVIISNCSNNYGPWQFPEKLIPLVIIKALRGEYIPLYGDGSNIRDWLFIDDHIEALIKILEIGEYGHTYCIGGNNEKTNKEVVNNICNLLNEYKPTNYSYHDLIKNVTDRPGHDQRYAIDSTKIRKELGWLPKINFNDGLKKTVLWYLENLNWAESLLIKSGYEGERLGLNK is encoded by the coding sequence ATGAAACTCAAGAATAAACCAATAAAAAATATACTTGTAACTGGTGGAGCGGGGTTCATTGGAAGCGCATTAATAAAAAAACTTTTAGATGAAACCTCTTTTGAAATTTTCAATCTAGATAAAATTACTTACTCTAGCGACTTAAGTAGAATTAATAGTTTATTTGACAATAAGCCAAAGAAAAAAGAAAGATATAAATTTATTCAGGCTGACATATCAAATGATGAACTAACCCAAAAAACAATAAGTTATGCAAATCCAGATATCATTGTTCACTTAGCCGCTGAAAGCCATGTTGATAGATCTATTGATTCGCCAAAAGAATTTGTAAATACTAATGTAGTAGGAACATTTAACCTGCTTCGAGCATCAACATCCTTCTGGGAATCTCTTCCTGAAGAAAGAAAAAGAAATTTTGGTTTTTATCATATCAGTACTGATGAAGTGTTTGGCTCACTGGGAAAAGAAGGGATGTTCTCAGAACAATCACGATATGAACCAAGAAGCCCATATGCTGCTAGTAAAGCTTCAAGCGATCATTTAGCAAAGGCTTGGTATCACACCTATGGATTACCAGTAATTATTTCTAATTGCAGCAATAATTACGGGCCATGGCAGTTTCCTGAAAAACTTATTCCATTAGTTATAATTAAGGCTCTTAGAGGCGAGTACATACCTTTGTACGGCGATGGATCAAATATTCGTGACTGGCTTTTTATTGATGACCATATAGAGGCGTTAATTAAAATATTAGAAATTGGGGAATATGGTCATACTTATTGCATCGGTGGAAATAATGAAAAAACGAACAAAGAAGTAGTTAATAATATATGTAACTTACTTAATGAATACAAACCAACAAATTATTCATACCATGACTTGATTAAAAATGTAACTGATCGTCCAGGACATGATCAAAGGTATGCTATAGACTCAACTAAAATCAGAAAAGAATTAGGATGGTTACCTAAAATTAATTTTAATGATGGACTTAAGAAAACGGTTTTGTGGTATCTAGAAAATTTAAATTGGGCAGAATCATTACTTATCAAATCAGGCTATGAAGGAGAAAGACTTGGACTCAATAAATAA
- the rfbA gene encoding glucose-1-phosphate thymidylyltransferase RfbA has protein sequence MSSKRKGIILAGGKGTRLNPITNGISKQLIPLYDKPIIYYPITTLMLAEIRDILIITSKEDLQSFKRLLGNGNDWGLNLEYKIQPKPNGIAEALLIAEDYLQGSPTCLILGDNFFHGQDLVKKIEFANKQKNGATIFTYQVNNPSSYGVVEFNKKFKVINIIEKPSDHKSNFAITGLYFYDSNAVEYAKEIIPSKRGELEITELNRIYLEKDDLHVQNFGRGMAWLDTGTFDGIHEASSYIRTMQHRQGLKIGCPEEVAWRKGWINNEQLKEFARKSFKSGYGEYLLKLAD, from the coding sequence ATGTCCTCGAAAAGAAAAGGAATTATATTGGCTGGAGGGAAAGGGACTAGACTTAACCCAATAACAAATGGAATAAGTAAACAATTAATTCCTCTTTATGACAAGCCAATAATCTACTATCCAATTACAACTTTAATGTTGGCAGAAATTAGAGATATTTTAATTATTACTAGTAAAGAGGATCTACAATCATTTAAAAGATTACTTGGAAATGGTAACGATTGGGGGCTGAATTTAGAATATAAAATACAACCTAAACCTAATGGGATAGCAGAAGCTTTATTAATTGCAGAAGATTATCTCCAAGGATCTCCAACATGCTTGATTCTTGGAGATAATTTTTTTCATGGGCAAGATTTAGTGAAAAAAATAGAATTTGCCAACAAACAAAAAAATGGCGCCACAATTTTCACATACCAGGTAAATAACCCATCAAGCTATGGAGTAGTTGAATTCAATAAAAAGTTTAAGGTAATAAATATTATAGAAAAACCTTCAGATCATAAAAGTAACTTTGCAATAACTGGCTTATATTTTTATGATTCTAATGCTGTTGAATATGCAAAAGAAATAATACCTTCTAAAAGAGGCGAATTAGAAATTACTGAATTAAATAGAATTTATCTAGAGAAAGATGATCTTCATGTACAGAATTTTGGTAGAGGTATGGCTTGGCTTGATACTGGAACTTTTGATGGTATACACGAAGCATCAAGCTATATTAGAACGATGCAACATCGACAAGGTTTGAAGATAGGCTGTCCAGAAGAAGTTGCTTGGCGTAAAGGATGGATAAATAATGAACAACTCAAAGAATTTGCAAGAAAATCATTTAAGAGTGGTTATGGGGAATATTTACTAAAATTAGCCGATTAG
- a CDS encoding protein-tyrosine phosphatase family protein, whose amino-acid sequence MKKFKSQRSFNIDWILVNELAIGRAPKYEQDFLKMRDEGIVSVLSLCREDEAEFPTQMRDLFRCERFILPDHKSGRIPSIEELNQAISLLAELKKNGPIFVHCIAAMERSPLVCMAWLIKEHNLKPQQSLDYMMQIHPGTNPLAEQFELLHEIKY is encoded by the coding sequence ATGAAAAAGTTTAAAAGTCAAAGGTCATTCAATATAGATTGGATTTTAGTAAATGAATTAGCTATTGGACGAGCTCCAAAATATGAACAAGATTTCTTGAAAATGAGGGATGAGGGTATAGTTTCAGTATTAAGTCTTTGCAGAGAAGATGAAGCTGAATTTCCAACCCAAATGAGAGATCTTTTTCGTTGCGAACGATTTATTCTTCCTGATCACAAAAGTGGGCGAATCCCCTCTATTGAAGAATTGAATCAAGCAATAAGTCTTTTAGCAGAACTAAAAAAGAATGGACCTATTTTTGTACATTGTATTGCGGCAATGGAAAGATCACCATTGGTTTGTATGGCATGGCTTATCAAAGAACATAATTTAAAGCCTCAACAATCATTGGATTATATGATGCAAATACATCCAGGTACTAATCCATTAGCGGAACAATTTGAATTGCTACATGAGATAAAATATTAA
- a CDS encoding GumC family protein, with product MSNNSSSDSNFELNKQFETEIKKIESEDSIDIKKIYQAIFRRKKLFAVTTGTILVLTGFFNFYNRIFNPVYKGTFTILISDPINETSNNNLSNASLALFEDLANNNNSISDFPTLVEFLKNPILLKPLTKKYDISSKSLANMIKITNESREKKAAKGLLTVSLEIGNFREGENILNELNQIYIKSSLDQRKKQIEDGIKFLDSQAPVFKEKSMQAQSKLATFREQNLIIKPFLKGDTLKNQERLLEEQLFVLKSKRNELFELKNVIKEGKIIALGLKGQIGNDSQALVFFNIDQTLLEEFNKVLTALSEAQTKYTSSSKIVKGLFAKIEKIKPLILKNQLKAVDATIELNETKIINLEKRIVELETIFRTQPDIIKNYNNLQQEVQFAEESLQALRAAKSRFQLQMAQNTSPWSTIVPPEMSKRPIKPSIPKNLILGFFVGISAGIVAALIRDKLDYVFHNVDEVFEEIKVPSLGHIPYTEIFNEQTNSIKELLFNTKDLQKIDANDRYQRFFYQEAFRNIFTSIRFLNTEGKIKSIVVTSSIPSEGKSLTNILLAKTISEIGQRVLLVDADLRKPQLHKRLGMNNIVGLSNLIIDDEIDILGTIQSVPKMDNLKVLTAGVNPPDPTRLLSSNRAKNVMKELSESGEFDLIIYDTPPILLIADAALTSQNTDGMILLVSINKVERNLPKKALMRINDSGSKLLGVITNTRNEDKYNKESNSYADYANYASVNPSQENEISDTSNQSEDLSSFKEETKLENKLKVSIDRVIKSTSHQLNKLIAWIEK from the coding sequence TTGTCTAATAACTCCTCATCAGATTCCAATTTCGAATTAAATAAACAATTTGAGACTGAAATTAAAAAAATAGAAAGTGAAGATAGCATTGATATTAAAAAAATATACCAAGCAATTTTTAGAAGAAAAAAATTATTTGCAGTTACAACGGGAACGATATTAGTACTTACAGGTTTCTTTAATTTTTACAATAGAATTTTTAATCCTGTTTATAAAGGAACTTTTACAATTTTAATAAGCGATCCTATTAATGAGACTAGTAATAATAACTTATCAAATGCTTCGTTAGCTTTATTTGAAGATCTTGCAAATAATAATAATTCTATATCTGATTTCCCAACTTTAGTAGAGTTTTTAAAAAATCCAATATTACTAAAACCCCTAACTAAAAAATATGATATTTCAAGTAAATCTCTTGCCAATATGATAAAAATCACTAATGAATCTAGAGAAAAAAAAGCAGCTAAGGGTTTACTTACAGTTAGTCTTGAAATTGGAAACTTTAGAGAAGGTGAAAATATACTGAATGAATTAAATCAAATTTATATCAAAAGCTCACTTGACCAGAGAAAGAAACAAATTGAAGATGGTATTAAGTTTCTAGATTCACAAGCCCCTGTTTTTAAAGAAAAATCGATGCAGGCTCAATCTAAACTGGCGACTTTTAGAGAGCAAAACTTAATAATTAAACCTTTTTTGAAAGGAGATACCTTAAAGAACCAAGAGCGTTTACTAGAGGAACAACTGTTTGTTTTAAAATCAAAAAGAAATGAATTGTTTGAACTTAAGAATGTAATAAAGGAGGGAAAAATTATTGCTCTTGGATTAAAGGGTCAAATAGGTAATGACTCACAAGCATTGGTTTTCTTTAATATTGATCAAACTCTGTTAGAGGAATTTAATAAAGTTCTTACAGCTCTTTCAGAAGCACAAACTAAGTACACATCAAGTTCAAAAATTGTAAAAGGTTTATTTGCAAAAATTGAAAAGATAAAACCATTAATTTTAAAGAATCAGCTTAAAGCAGTTGATGCCACTATTGAATTAAATGAAACTAAAATAATTAACTTAGAAAAGAGAATCGTAGAGCTTGAAACTATTTTTAGAACTCAGCCTGACATCATAAAGAATTACAATAATTTACAGCAAGAAGTTCAATTCGCTGAAGAAAGTTTACAAGCATTGCGAGCGGCTAAATCAAGATTTCAATTGCAAATGGCTCAAAATACCTCACCTTGGTCTACCATTGTTCCTCCCGAAATGAGCAAAAGACCAATTAAACCTTCGATTCCAAAAAACTTAATACTTGGTTTTTTCGTAGGGATTTCAGCTGGAATAGTTGCAGCATTAATTAGGGATAAATTAGATTATGTTTTTCATAATGTAGATGAGGTTTTTGAAGAAATAAAAGTTCCAAGTTTGGGCCATATTCCTTATACAGAAATATTTAATGAACAAACCAATTCAATAAAAGAGTTACTGTTTAATACTAAAGACTTACAAAAAATAGACGCAAATGATCGTTATCAACGTTTTTTTTACCAGGAAGCATTTAGAAATATATTTACTTCAATAAGATTTTTAAATACTGAAGGTAAAATAAAGTCAATAGTAGTAACAAGTTCAATACCATCTGAAGGAAAATCACTTACCAACATACTCCTTGCTAAAACGATAAGTGAAATAGGTCAAAGAGTACTATTGGTTGACGCAGATTTAAGAAAACCTCAACTCCATAAAAGGCTCGGAATGAATAATATTGTAGGTCTTTCTAATTTAATTATTGATGATGAAATAGATATTCTAGGCACCATACAAAGTGTGCCAAAAATGGATAATTTAAAGGTATTAACCGCGGGAGTTAATCCTCCTGATCCAACTAGATTATTAAGTTCAAATAGAGCTAAAAATGTAATGAAAGAACTTTCTGAATCAGGGGAATTTGATTTAATTATTTACGATACCCCTCCTATATTGCTGATAGCAGATGCTGCTCTGACATCTCAAAATACTGATGGAATGATACTTTTAGTAAGTATTAATAAAGTTGAGAGAAACCTCCCTAAAAAAGCTTTGATGAGAATAAATGATTCCGGGTCGAAACTTCTAGGTGTTATTACCAATACAAGGAATGAAGATAAATACAATAAAGAAAGTAATTCCTATGCAGACTATGCAAACTATGCTTCTGTAAATCCTTCTCAAGAAAATGAAATCTCAGACACTTCCAATCAATCAGAAGATTTGTCTTCCTTTAAAGAAGAAACAAAATTAGAAAATAAGTTAAAAGTTTCAATTGATAGAGTTATTAAATCAACAAGTCATCAGCTTAATAAATTAATAGCTTGGATAGAAAAATAG
- a CDS encoding SLBB domain-containing protein, which translates to MKKNLECVIFSLFFSFTIFDVASLADEVNSSNQFASIDNKILLEDSSLQMDSYLIGPGDVISLNFYNNLELNNQYEVLANGSLHLPLVGSIEVKNKTLNQATKLIESSYGEHLLAPELYLTLSKRRSLSISLIGEVLRPGLYSFAPKESSLTNSGMPTVVDAIQKAGGITQFADIEDVVLTRRTPSDSLSRKRTSLNLLNLILKGEHYQNVILHDGDVIKINKTKNLKYENLDIAVANLSPKKINVTILGEVNSPGPISLKANTPLVKAIYQAGGPKVFSANYSNVALIRTNRDGSSFIEKYKINLKEKLSALKNPPLSDGDVVKVYPNSLKKVSDGLSVVTDPLSKTVTAITVFKYLTD; encoded by the coding sequence ATGAAGAAAAACTTAGAATGTGTAATTTTTTCACTGTTTTTTTCTTTTACAATTTTTGATGTAGCATCTCTTGCTGATGAAGTTAATTCTTCCAATCAATTTGCAAGCATCGATAATAAAATTCTTTTAGAAGATTCTTCTTTACAAATGGATTCTTATTTAATTGGTCCTGGAGATGTAATAAGTTTAAATTTTTATAATAATTTAGAATTAAATAATCAATATGAAGTTTTAGCTAACGGTTCTCTTCATTTACCATTAGTTGGATCTATTGAAGTAAAAAATAAAACACTAAATCAAGCCACTAAATTAATAGAGTCCTCCTACGGAGAACATTTGTTAGCTCCAGAACTATATTTAACATTAAGCAAACGTAGATCATTAAGTATTTCTCTTATTGGTGAAGTGTTAAGACCAGGACTTTATTCTTTCGCTCCAAAAGAATCATCATTGACTAATTCTGGAATGCCTACAGTTGTTGATGCAATTCAAAAAGCCGGGGGAATTACGCAATTTGCAGATATAGAAGATGTCGTCTTAACTAGACGGACCCCAAGCGACTCATTATCTAGAAAAAGAACTTCTCTCAATTTATTAAACTTGATATTAAAAGGAGAACATTATCAAAATGTAATATTACATGATGGTGATGTAATTAAAATAAATAAAACTAAAAATCTCAAGTATGAAAATCTAGATATTGCAGTTGCGAATCTTTCACCTAAAAAAATAAATGTCACAATTCTTGGTGAAGTTAATAGTCCAGGTCCTATATCATTAAAAGCTAATACGCCGTTAGTAAAAGCAATTTATCAAGCTGGTGGTCCAAAAGTATTCAGTGCAAATTACAGTAATGTTGCATTAATTAGAACAAACCGCGATGGAAGTTCATTCATTGAAAAATATAAGATTAATTTAAAGGAGAAATTATCTGCACTTAAAAATCCCCCTTTATCTGATGGAGATGTTGTGAAAGTATATCCAAACTCACTTAAAAAAGTATCTGATGGATTATCAGTAGTAACTGATCCTTTAAGTAAAACTGTAACTGCAATTACAGTTTTTAAATATCTTACTGATTGA
- a CDS encoding NAD-dependent epimerase/dehydratase family protein: MNQKILVTGSAGFIGFHLSELLLRKDFFVIGVDCLTDYYDQNLKLDRLNILLKYEKFVDVRIDITNFDKLSEVFEQYSPDFVIHLAAQAGVRYSIQNPRSYLESNINGTFNILELIKENKIKHTLLASTSSVYGANTDMPFIETQKTENQISFYAATKKSCEILSHSYSHIYNLPITNFRFFTVYGPWGRPDMALFKFVKAIHEKKTIDIYNYGEMKRDFTYISDLVEAISLLIKCIPKKDQKVSKLDSLSSVAPWRVINIGNSKVKNLSDFIKEIEINLGVVAAKNYLPMQTGDVKETFANNDLLYSLTGFKPKTDIKQGIRNFCNWYKEYYLN, encoded by the coding sequence ATGAATCAAAAAATTTTAGTTACGGGCTCAGCTGGATTTATTGGTTTTCATTTAAGTGAATTACTTTTACGAAAAGATTTCTTTGTGATTGGAGTTGATTGTCTAACAGATTATTATGATCAAAATTTGAAACTAGATAGATTAAATATTTTATTAAAATATGAAAAATTTGTTGATGTAAGAATAGACATAACAAATTTTGATAAATTATCAGAAGTATTTGAACAATATAGTCCTGATTTCGTTATTCATTTAGCAGCTCAAGCTGGGGTAAGATATTCTATTCAAAATCCTAGATCATATTTAGAATCAAATATTAATGGTACTTTTAATATTTTAGAGTTGATCAAAGAAAATAAAATTAAGCACACATTACTAGCATCTACTTCTTCTGTTTATGGGGCTAATACTGATATGCCTTTTATAGAAACTCAAAAAACAGAAAATCAGATATCTTTTTATGCTGCAACAAAGAAATCTTGTGAGATTTTATCTCATTCTTACTCACATATATATAATTTACCCATCACAAACTTTAGATTTTTTACTGTTTATGGTCCATGGGGGAGGCCTGATATGGCATTATTTAAATTTGTAAAAGCTATTCATGAGAAAAAAACAATTGATATTTATAACTATGGTGAAATGAAGCGAGACTTCACTTATATTTCAGATTTAGTTGAAGCAATCTCACTCTTAATTAAATGTATTCCCAAAAAAGATCAAAAAGTATCAAAACTAGATTCATTATCTTCTGTGGCTCCTTGGAGAGTGATTAATATAGGAAATTCTAAAGTAAAAAATCTTAGTGATTTCATAAAAGAAATTGAAATAAATTTGGGAGTTGTAGCAGCCAAAAATTATTTACCAATGCAGACAGGTGATGTAAAAGAGACTTTTGCTAATAATGATTTACTATATTCCTTAACAGGTTTTAAACCTAAGACTGACATAAAACAAGGTATTAGAAATTTTTGCAATTGGTATAAGGAATATTATTTAAATTAG
- a CDS encoding nucleotide sugar dehydrogenase, translating into MKYKIAVFGLGYVGLPLLIKLSQFYDVVGFDIDRSRISELKNGKDRTGEIKDKDILKSKSIIYSSHIEDLKLIDIFIVTVPTPVDNVYQPDLKNLRHACSLVGKSLKKNNIVIFESTVYPGATREICVPILEKTSGLKLNEHFGVGYSPERINPGDKKHTIEDIIKITSGSNSETLLIVDQIYKKIISAGTYKVSSIEVAEAAKVIENTQRDINIALINEFSIIFNKLNLSSKEILEAACTKWNFLDFKPGLVGGHCIGIDPYYLTYKSMEIGYKPELILAGRKINDSMSYYVASQFVKLAVKKSLLQKSKKVLVMGVTFKENCKDIRNSKAIEIVNILEEYNLEVDIYDPMLFKNNIKITNKSNLINELKDKRYLGIIIAVAHEEFKSFDIKILRDICIENSIIFDVKNIYPSNLTDLRL; encoded by the coding sequence ATGAAGTATAAAATTGCTGTTTTTGGCTTGGGTTATGTTGGTTTACCGCTTTTAATTAAATTAAGTCAATTTTATGATGTAGTTGGATTTGATATAGATCGATCAAGAATTTCAGAATTAAAAAATGGAAAAGATAGAACTGGAGAGATAAAGGATAAAGACATACTTAAATCAAAAAGTATAATTTATAGTTCTCATATTGAGGATCTTAAATTAATTGATATTTTTATCGTAACGGTTCCTACTCCAGTTGATAATGTTTATCAGCCAGATTTAAAAAATTTAAGACATGCTTGTTCTCTGGTTGGGAAATCCCTTAAAAAAAATAATATTGTAATTTTTGAATCAACTGTTTATCCAGGTGCCACGAGAGAAATTTGCGTTCCAATTTTGGAAAAAACTTCAGGTTTGAAACTTAATGAGCACTTTGGTGTAGGTTATTCTCCTGAGAGAATTAATCCTGGAGATAAAAAACATACAATTGAAGATATTATAAAAATAACAAGTGGCAGTAATTCAGAAACTCTTTTAATAGTTGATCAAATTTATAAAAAAATCATTAGTGCTGGAACTTATAAGGTCAGTTCTATTGAAGTTGCCGAAGCAGCTAAAGTTATTGAGAACACTCAGAGAGATATTAATATAGCTTTGATAAATGAATTTTCAATTATTTTTAATAAGCTTAATCTTTCATCTAAAGAAATTTTAGAAGCTGCATGTACTAAATGGAATTTTCTAGATTTTAAACCTGGATTAGTTGGCGGACATTGTATAGGTATTGATCCATATTATCTTACATATAAGTCTATGGAAATCGGATATAAACCTGAGCTGATTTTGGCCGGGAGAAAAATAAACGATTCTATGTCTTATTATGTGGCGTCCCAATTTGTGAAATTAGCTGTAAAGAAAAGTCTTTTACAAAAATCTAAAAAAGTTTTAGTTATGGGAGTAACTTTTAAAGAGAATTGTAAAGATATTAGAAACTCTAAAGCAATCGAGATTGTAAATATATTAGAAGAATACAATTTAGAAGTTGATATTTATGACCCAATGTTATTCAAAAATAATATAAAAATTACTAATAAATCAAATCTCATTAATGAGTTAAAAGATAAAAGATATCTGGGTATAATTATTGCAGTAGCTCATGAAGAATTTAAATCATTTGATATTAAAATTTTAAGAGATATTTGTATCGAAAATTCTATAATTTTTGATGTAAAAAATATATATCCATCAAATTTAACTGATTTAAGGCTTTAA
- a CDS encoding nucleotide sugar dehydrogenase: MKDAKTFKVKNICCIGAGYVGGPTMAVIAKYCPDINVFVVDIDKQKISNWNNKDLNKLPVFEPNLDQIIEKCRDKNLFFSHEIEKYISIADIVFISVNTPTKVRGFGAGKASDLKWVEACARQVANFARNHTIVVEKSTLPVRTAEVIQNILEIAQRRTKENNEAPTFDVLSNPEFLSEGTAINDLKNPDRVLIGGNNNKAIKTLSAIYENWVSKDKILETNIWSSELAKLTSNAFLAQRISSINSISAICESTGADVREVSRAIGKDTRIGSKFLDSGPGFGGSCFKKDILNLVYIAKFYGLNEVADFWESVVNINTWHQSRISQLVIKNLFGTLAGKKIVILGFAFKANTNDTRESAAIQICKDLINEGANLIINDPKVSSNQITHDLEMEQLNTKLEENSFYNNNGLGSWSFSKNIDIEIFEDAYAVLVLTEWPQYSMINWKKIAKKMIQPGWIFDSRSILDSEEVKNAELNLWRVGDGS; the protein is encoded by the coding sequence ATGAAGGATGCTAAGACTTTTAAAGTAAAAAATATATGTTGCATAGGAGCTGGTTATGTTGGTGGACCTACAATGGCTGTAATCGCAAAATATTGTCCAGATATTAATGTGTTCGTGGTTGATATTGACAAACAAAAAATTTCTAATTGGAATAATAAAGATTTGAATAAATTACCAGTTTTCGAGCCAAATTTAGATCAAATAATAGAGAAGTGTAGAGATAAGAATTTGTTTTTTTCTCACGAAATTGAAAAATACATTAGTATTGCCGATATTGTTTTTATTTCTGTTAATACTCCTACAAAAGTAAGAGGTTTTGGTGCGGGTAAAGCAAGTGATCTTAAATGGGTAGAAGCTTGTGCTAGGCAAGTAGCTAATTTTGCAAGAAATCACACTATAGTAGTTGAAAAGAGTACATTGCCAGTCAGGACAGCCGAGGTAATCCAAAATATCTTAGAAATAGCTCAAAGAAGAACAAAAGAAAATAATGAAGCCCCAACTTTTGATGTACTTTCCAATCCAGAATTCCTTTCTGAAGGCACAGCTATAAATGATTTGAAAAATCCTGATAGAGTTTTAATAGGGGGTAATAATAATAAAGCCATTAAAACATTGAGTGCAATTTATGAAAATTGGGTATCAAAAGATAAAATTTTGGAAACTAATATATGGAGTAGTGAGTTAGCAAAACTTACCTCGAATGCTTTTTTAGCGCAAAGGATAAGTTCTATTAATTCCATAAGCGCAATATGTGAATCGACAGGCGCTGATGTGAGAGAGGTTTCTCGTGCAATTGGAAAAGATACTAGGATAGGTTCGAAATTCTTAGATTCAGGACCAGGTTTTGGAGGAAGCTGTTTTAAGAAGGATATATTGAATTTAGTCTACATTGCAAAGTTTTATGGATTAAATGAAGTAGCTGATTTCTGGGAAAGTGTAGTAAATATAAATACTTGGCATCAAAGCAGAATTTCTCAGCTGGTGATTAAAAATCTATTCGGAACTTTAGCAGGTAAAAAGATTGTAATTTTAGGATTTGCTTTCAAAGCAAATACCAACGATACAAGGGAATCTGCTGCTATACAAATTTGTAAAGATCTAATTAACGAAGGTGCAAATTTGATTATTAATGATCCAAAGGTAAGTTCAAATCAGATTACTCATGATTTGGAAATGGAACAACTAAATACAAAGTTAGAAGAAAACTCTTTTTATAATAATAATGGCTTAGGTAGTTGGAGTTTCAGTAAAAATATTGATATTGAAATTTTTGAAGATGCTTATGCTGTCTTGGTTTTAACTGAATGGCCGCAATATTCTATGATAAATTGGAAAAAAATAGCTAAGAAAATGATTCAACCAGGCTGGATTTTTGATTCAAGATCAATTTTAGATTCTGAAGAAGTAAAAAATGCAGAACTTAATTTATGGAGAGTTGGGGATGGATCATGA